A DNA window from Porphyromonadaceae bacterium W3.11 contains the following coding sequences:
- a CDS encoding phosphoglycerate kinase, with protein sequence MANIDSYNFKGKRVFVRVDFNVPMDESQRITDDNRMRAALPTLQKIIKDGGRLIIGSHLGRPKGEANPKLSLRSILPRLEELLGTNVMFAPNAIGDETLELTNKLQDGEVLLLENLRFHAEEEGKGDGKEGQPEFTKQLAALADVYVNDAFGTAHRAHASTALMAKYFDADHKMFGYLMGKEVDAVAKVMEDIERPFTAIMGGSKVSTKIEIIENLLNKVDNLILTGGMIYTFMKANGGEIGNSICEMDKLDTALEIQAKAKAKGVNLVLGEDCVAADEFSNNANTQICSTMSIPEGWLGLDIGPKSIEIFSQIVKESKTILWNGPFGVFEFDKFAKGSHEMAKVIAETTKNGAYSLVGGGDSVACVNKFGLADEMSYVSTGGGALLEAIEGKTLPGIAAIKE encoded by the coding sequence ATGGCGAATATTGATAGTTATAACTTTAAGGGGAAAAGAGTATTTGTAAGAGTTGACTTTAACGTACCTATGGATGAAAGCCAACGGATTACAGATGATAATCGTATGCGTGCAGCTCTACCCACCTTGCAAAAGATAATCAAAGATGGTGGCAGACTCATTATAGGGTCACACTTAGGGCGTCCTAAGGGGGAAGCGAACCCCAAACTCTCACTACGCTCCATCCTACCAAGACTAGAAGAGCTACTGGGCACAAATGTCATGTTTGCTCCTAATGCCATTGGGGACGAGACCCTTGAACTCACGAATAAGCTTCAGGACGGAGAAGTCCTACTCCTTGAGAACCTACGCTTCCACGCAGAAGAAGAGGGAAAGGGTGATGGCAAAGAGGGGCAACCTGAGTTCACCAAACAACTAGCAGCCCTAGCTGATGTGTACGTCAATGATGCTTTTGGAACAGCACACCGAGCACACGCATCTACAGCTTTGATGGCTAAATATTTTGATGCTGACCATAAAATGTTTGGCTACCTAATGGGGAAAGAAGTCGATGCTGTAGCTAAAGTCATGGAGGATATAGAACGTCCATTTACAGCGATCATGGGAGGTTCTAAAGTTTCAACTAAGATTGAGATCATAGAGAATCTCCTAAATAAAGTGGACAACTTAATCCTAACTGGAGGAATGATCTACACTTTCATGAAAGCAAATGGCGGTGAAATCGGAAATTCAATCTGTGAAATGGATAAATTGGATACCGCACTCGAAATTCAAGCTAAGGCTAAAGCCAAAGGCGTCAATCTAGTATTAGGTGAAGACTGTGTTGCCGCAGATGAATTTTCCAACAATGCTAATACTCAGATCTGTTCTACTATGTCAATCCCTGAAGGATGGCTAGGCTTAGACATAGGCCCTAAATCAATAGAGATTTTCTCACAGATAGTTAAAGAGTCAAAGACTATCCTGTGGAATGGACCTTTTGGGGTTTTTGAATTTGATAAATTTGCCAAGGGATCTCACGAAATGGCTAAGGTAATAGCAGAAACCACTAAAAATGGGGCATACTCACTAGTAGGTGGTGGTGACTCTGTTGCTTGTGTCAATAAATTCGGGCTGGCAGACGAGATGAGCTACGTTTCTACTGGCGGTGGAGCTTTGCTCGAAGCTATAGAAGGGAAAACCCTGCCAGGCATTGCTGCGATAAAAGAATAA
- the mnmE gene encoding tRNA uridine-5-carboxymethylaminomethyl(34) synthesis GTPase MnmE has translation MSSIQDTICAIATPNGLGAQGTIKISGSESLSIVSQIFFPARKGVFINEIPPYSSAYGWIKEPKTGESIDDAMVLVMRAPHSYTGEDQVEITCHGSPFVLSLVIKLLLRHGARLAEPGEFTRRAFANGKMDLSQAESVADLIASTNKAALRLSITQMKGIFRHKIEDLREQLINFASLIELELDFSEEDIEFVSREELKSRCSNITKEILELAKSYETSQVIKNGIPIAIVGSTNAGKSTLLNGLLQEDKAIVSDIHGTTRDIIEDTLFIDGQQFRIIDTAGIRQTEDKIESIGIKRALERAGNAEHILWMIDPSEQLSELDILLQSLANYQEKITPIINKTDISSSDQIENISAWLTERLANKELRISAKSTDGIAQVRELLHNQFKHITVANDQVMVTNIRQAEALYKASEALQNVSEGISLGLSGDLLAQDLRAATSALGEVIGEVTTDDLLGNIFANFCIGK, from the coding sequence ATGAGCTCCATCCAAGATACAATCTGTGCCATAGCTACACCTAACGGGCTAGGTGCACAAGGGACCATTAAGATATCTGGTAGTGAATCCCTAAGCATCGTTTCACAAATTTTCTTTCCAGCTAGGAAAGGAGTTTTCATCAACGAAATTCCTCCATACTCATCTGCTTACGGCTGGATTAAAGAGCCCAAGACAGGAGAATCTATTGATGACGCTATGGTATTAGTGATGCGAGCTCCTCACTCATATACAGGGGAAGATCAAGTAGAAATCACTTGCCATGGGTCACCTTTTGTACTCTCATTGGTCATAAAACTTTTACTAAGACATGGTGCTAGATTGGCAGAGCCTGGAGAGTTTACTCGCAGAGCCTTTGCTAATGGTAAGATGGACCTAAGCCAAGCTGAAAGTGTAGCAGATCTTATAGCAAGCACGAATAAGGCTGCTCTTCGCTTATCTATAACTCAAATGAAAGGTATTTTTCGTCACAAAATAGAAGACCTTAGAGAGCAACTCATTAACTTCGCCTCATTGATCGAATTGGAATTAGATTTCAGCGAGGAAGACATTGAATTTGTCTCAAGAGAAGAACTAAAAAGCAGATGTTCAAACATCACAAAGGAGATATTGGAATTGGCGAAAAGCTATGAGACCAGCCAAGTAATCAAGAATGGTATCCCCATAGCTATTGTAGGCAGTACTAACGCTGGTAAGTCCACTCTACTAAATGGACTGCTCCAAGAAGACAAGGCAATCGTCTCAGATATCCATGGAACCACACGCGACATCATCGAAGACACCCTCTTCATTGATGGACAGCAGTTCCGAATTATTGATACCGCTGGGATCCGTCAAACAGAGGATAAGATTGAGAGCATTGGTATAAAACGGGCACTTGAACGTGCAGGGAATGCCGAGCATATCCTATGGATGATAGACCCGAGTGAACAGCTCAGCGAGTTAGACATATTACTCCAATCCTTAGCCAATTACCAAGAGAAAATAACGCCTATAATCAATAAAACTGATATCTCCTCAAGTGACCAAATCGAGAATATCTCAGCGTGGTTAACTGAGAGACTAGCGAATAAGGAACTCAGGATATCAGCTAAATCTACAGATGGCATCGCACAAGTGCGAGAACTGCTACACAACCAATTCAAGCATATCACAGTAGCGAACGATCAGGTAATGGTCACCAACATTCGCCAAGCAGAAGCCCTTTACAAAGCAAGCGAAGCACTACAAAATGTATCAGAGGGTATCTCATTAGGCCTTTCTGGCGATCTACTTGCTCAGGACCTCCGGGCAGCCACCTCAGCCCTCGGCGAAGTCATCGGCGAAGTCACCACAGACGACCTCCTCGGCAACATCTTCGCCAACTTCTGCATCGGCAAGTAA
- a CDS encoding putative transporter, producing the protein MNWLNELLFGSGVAHSLFILAITIMLGIILGRIKIAGISLGATLILFVGIFFGELGMSIDQNILHFFKEFGLILFVFSIGLQVGPGFFNNFKKGGSKMNLLALILVLLGVITTIVIYLVSDVPLQTMVGIMSGAITNTPGLGAAQQAYSDIVGVEDPSIALGYAVAYPLGVIGIILSLVLLKRIGKISLEKEEQKLIAASNDKEISTIPLSLEVLNPSLFGITVQELSRLLPNSSFVVSRILKKSTGNISIANSGTIIEEGDKIFVITEKRDTKAITATIGKALKMERSQWTPNESKYNAKKIVVTKKNINGKSLKQLNLRALYGVNVTRIYRSGVQIVASPDFILQYGDRLNVVGSEAAIDSITPILGNSVRHLNEPNLVTIFLGIALGILLGSIPFIFPGIPQPVKLGLAGGPLIVAILIARFGHHIGLVSYTTTSANLMLREIGISVFLACVGLGAGNGFVDTLVNNGGFVWVGYGLIITIVPIIITGIIGLFVMKINYLNLCGLIAGATTDPPALAYATSLSATDNPAVSYATVYPLTMFMRVLAAQLLVIFLL; encoded by the coding sequence ATGAATTGGCTTAACGAACTCTTATTTGGGTCAGGAGTAGCACACTCTCTTTTTATACTAGCTATTACCATTATGCTAGGAATTATTTTGGGTCGCATAAAAATTGCTGGCATATCGCTTGGAGCGACCCTCATACTATTTGTAGGTATTTTTTTTGGCGAGCTAGGTATGTCTATTGATCAAAACATACTACACTTTTTTAAAGAGTTTGGGCTGATCCTATTTGTATTCTCTATTGGACTTCAAGTAGGACCAGGGTTTTTCAATAATTTCAAAAAAGGCGGTAGTAAAATGAATCTACTAGCCCTGATATTAGTGCTTCTTGGTGTCATAACGACCATTGTTATTTATCTAGTGTCAGATGTTCCCCTGCAGACCATGGTTGGTATAATGAGTGGAGCTATCACCAACACTCCCGGTCTAGGAGCGGCACAACAAGCATATTCTGATATAGTAGGAGTGGAGGACCCCTCCATAGCTCTAGGCTATGCTGTCGCATACCCCCTTGGTGTCATCGGAATAATACTATCCTTAGTGCTATTAAAAAGAATTGGAAAAATAAGCCTCGAGAAAGAGGAGCAAAAACTTATAGCCGCATCCAACGACAAAGAAATCAGTACTATTCCTCTTTCTCTTGAAGTTCTGAACCCCTCATTATTTGGAATTACAGTACAGGAACTTTCAAGGCTACTTCCTAATAGCAGCTTCGTAGTATCTAGAATCTTAAAAAAGTCAACAGGAAATATTAGTATAGCGAACTCCGGGACAATTATCGAGGAGGGTGATAAAATATTTGTCATTACTGAAAAAAGAGATACCAAAGCCATTACCGCGACCATTGGCAAAGCCTTAAAAATGGAAAGATCTCAATGGACGCCGAATGAATCTAAGTACAATGCTAAGAAGATCGTCGTCACTAAGAAAAATATCAATGGCAAAAGTCTCAAGCAACTCAACCTAAGGGCCCTTTACGGAGTAAACGTAACACGCATATACCGCTCAGGAGTGCAGATAGTAGCATCTCCAGACTTCATACTACAGTATGGTGACAGATTAAATGTCGTTGGAAGTGAAGCTGCTATAGACTCTATCACTCCTATTTTAGGAAACTCTGTAAGACATCTTAATGAGCCCAACCTTGTAACAATCTTTTTAGGGATAGCCCTAGGTATACTGCTAGGATCCATCCCATTTATATTCCCTGGAATTCCACAGCCTGTCAAACTTGGGCTCGCTGGCGGACCTCTCATCGTTGCTATTCTAATTGCCAGATTTGGTCATCATATAGGGCTGGTATCTTACACAACCACTAGTGCTAATCTAATGCTACGCGAAATAGGCATCAGCGTGTTCCTAGCTTGCGTAGGACTAGGTGCCGGAAATGGATTTGTAGACACTCTAGTGAATAATGGAGGCTTCGTATGGGTTGGATATGGACTTATCATCACGATAGTACCGATCATCATAACAGGAATCATAGGCTTATTTGTGATGAAAATCAATTACCTCAACCTCTGTGGCTTGATAGCAGGTGCCACAACAGACCCACCAGCACTAGCCTATGCCACATCGTTATCGGCGACTGACAACCCTGCAGTAAGTTATGCTACAGTATATCCACTAACAATGTTTATGAGAGTTCTAGCAGCTCAGTTATTAGTAATATTTTTATTATAA
- a CDS encoding type II toxin-antitoxin system HipA family toxin: protein MKKLLVYADFDWLEEVRLVGELSYESIRGADSYGFSFDKEWLRDYGSLFLSADLNPYIGTQYTEEGKDIFGCFSDALPDRWGRMLFMRKEQIIAKEEQRSIHRISSFDYLLGIDDFSRMGGFRFKESPEGDFINSSPVLRMPPLTDIRTLEAASWEIEQSEDANELPNKKWLSQLLQPGSSLGGARPKANVVDTDRSLYVAKFPSRKDDYDAGLWEHFCHLLAKKAGVNAANTKVISTGTKYHTLLSRRFDRKEGGIRIYFASAMTMLGLNDGDNASHGYGYLDIVDFIIQHCTDVQANLQELYRRVAFNICIGNSDDHFRNHGFLLTAKGWTLSPAYDMNPTLSQHQSLLINSNTSEANLEYLAEASDEYMLEKEVAQRIIDEVTEAMRGWRTLATKLNITTREILSFESRFNLTIEC from the coding sequence ATGAAGAAGTTACTTGTATATGCCGATTTTGATTGGCTTGAAGAGGTTAGACTAGTCGGGGAGTTGTCCTATGAGTCCATTCGTGGGGCTGACAGCTATGGTTTTTCTTTTGATAAAGAGTGGCTTCGAGATTATGGGAGTCTCTTTTTGAGTGCAGACCTCAATCCATATATTGGGACACAATATACAGAGGAAGGAAAAGATATTTTTGGTTGCTTTTCAGACGCATTGCCAGATCGCTGGGGTAGAATGCTATTCATGCGTAAGGAGCAAATTATAGCCAAGGAAGAACAACGATCAATCCATCGTATTTCATCATTCGATTATCTCCTTGGTATTGACGACTTTTCCCGAATGGGAGGTTTTAGATTTAAAGAGTCTCCAGAAGGTGATTTCATTAATAGTAGTCCAGTATTGAGGATGCCTCCTTTGACAGATATAAGGACTTTGGAGGCTGCTAGCTGGGAGATAGAGCAAAGCGAAGATGCTAATGAGTTACCTAATAAGAAATGGCTGTCTCAACTTTTGCAACCAGGTTCTTCGCTTGGGGGAGCCAGACCAAAGGCAAATGTGGTAGATACAGACAGATCTTTATATGTCGCTAAATTTCCATCCAGAAAGGATGACTATGATGCTGGGTTGTGGGAGCACTTCTGCCATCTGTTGGCAAAAAAAGCTGGTGTAAATGCAGCTAATACCAAAGTGATTTCTACAGGAACTAAGTATCACACTTTATTATCTCGTCGATTTGATAGGAAAGAGGGCGGAATTCGGATTTATTTTGCTTCAGCAATGACCATGCTAGGGTTGAATGATGGAGACAATGCCTCCCATGGTTATGGCTACCTCGATATCGTCGATTTTATCATCCAGCATTGTACGGATGTTCAAGCTAACCTGCAAGAACTTTACAGAAGGGTAGCCTTTAATATTTGTATTGGCAATAGTGATGACCACTTTCGCAATCATGGTTTTCTGCTGACGGCAAAAGGGTGGACTTTATCGCCTGCTTATGATATGAATCCTACACTCAGTCAGCATCAGAGTCTTCTCATTAATTCCAATACAAGCGAAGCCAATTTAGAATACTTGGCAGAGGCTTCTGACGAGTATATGCTTGAGAAGGAAGTCGCTCAACGCATTATTGATGAGGTTACTGAAGCAATGAGGGGGTGGCGTACGTTAGCCACAAAGCTAAATATCACAACCCGTGAGATACTTAGCTTTGAGAGTCGCTTTAATCTTACTATAGAGTGCTAA
- a CDS encoding site-specific integrase produces the protein MNNHTCVKVTLRQRVYPNGKISLYLDYYPGVRNPETMKMMRREYLGIYIFEKPKNELERQFNRDMLYKAEAIRGIRMQSLINEQFDFLDHHKMKKDFLAYFKEMCKKKDEKWDIVYKHFYNFVQGHCTFGDITVELCQDFREYLLNANKLQRKGKISVNSASGYYSTFRGLLKIAYRDKLIKENVNDFLDKIEPQEVKKEYLTLDELKRLAQTPCDYEVLKRASLFACLTGLRISDILNLKWHHIELAPDDGYCIRIKTQKTETEATLPISYEAYELCGEPSTGKVFKGLERSMTNYPLKRWIEAAGIAKHITFHCFRHTYAVLQLSMGTDIYTVSKMLTHKNVSTTQIYADLINAKKRETTHKISLK, from the coding sequence ATGAACAACCATACATGTGTTAAAGTGACATTGAGACAGAGAGTTTACCCGAATGGTAAGATTTCACTCTATTTGGACTACTATCCAGGAGTCCGAAATCCCGAAACAATGAAGATGATGCGAAGAGAGTATCTTGGTATCTATATCTTTGAGAAGCCAAAGAACGAACTGGAGCGACAGTTCAACCGAGACATGCTCTACAAAGCAGAAGCCATCCGTGGTATTCGCATGCAGTCGCTCATCAATGAGCAGTTTGACTTCCTCGACCACCACAAGATGAAGAAGGACTTCCTCGCCTACTTCAAAGAGATGTGCAAGAAAAAAGATGAGAAGTGGGACATCGTCTATAAGCACTTCTACAACTTCGTGCAGGGACACTGCACTTTTGGCGACATCACTGTGGAGCTCTGCCAAGACTTTAGAGAGTATCTGCTCAATGCCAATAAACTGCAACGCAAGGGCAAAATATCAGTAAACTCTGCTTCGGGGTATTATTCGACCTTTAGAGGGTTGCTGAAGATTGCCTACAGAGACAAGCTCATCAAGGAAAATGTCAATGACTTTTTGGATAAGATTGAGCCCCAAGAGGTCAAGAAAGAGTACCTCACTCTTGACGAACTGAAGCGTCTGGCTCAGACTCCGTGTGACTACGAAGTACTTAAGCGAGCTTCACTTTTTGCTTGCCTCACAGGTTTACGCATCAGTGATATACTGAACTTAAAATGGCACCACATAGAGCTGGCTCCAGATGATGGCTATTGCATCCGCATCAAGACCCAAAAGACTGAGACGGAAGCAACCCTCCCTATCAGCTATGAAGCATACGAACTTTGCGGAGAACCAAGCACAGGAAAGGTCTTTAAGGGGTTAGAGCGAAGCATGACCAATTACCCTCTAAAGAGGTGGATTGAGGCAGCTGGTATCGCCAAACATATTACCTTTCACTGCTTCCGTCACACCTACGCTGTACTCCAGCTCTCCATGGGAACAGACATCTACACCGTCTCCAAAATGCTGACCCACAAAAATGTCTCCACCACCCAAATCTATGCCGACCTCATCAACGCCAAGAAACGAGAAACCACCCACAAAATCTCCCTGAAATAA
- a CDS encoding type B 50S ribosomal protein L31 — MKKDIHPEGYREVVFKDMSNDEVFITRSTATAKEEIEIDGFTYPLIKVEISSSSHPFYTGKAKLVDTAGRVDKFMSRYGNRKHADKK; from the coding sequence ATGAAGAAGGATATTCATCCAGAAGGATACCGTGAGGTGGTATTCAAGGACATGTCAAACGACGAGGTCTTTATCACTCGTTCAACTGCTACAGCAAAAGAAGAGATTGAGATTGATGGCTTTACTTATCCACTAATCAAGGTGGAAATTTCTAGTAGCTCTCACCCTTTCTATACAGGTAAGGCTAAGCTAGTAGATACTGCTGGTCGTGTAGATAAGTTCATGAGCCGTTACGGTAATCGTAAGCACGCTGATAAGAAATAA
- a CDS encoding DUF4236 domain-containing protein — protein sequence MGWNYRRRIKVAPGVRLNISKSGISSTVGVRGASITHGRKGTYINTGVPGTGFYRREKISNDRERTENTPISIDNSKSKTHVDGSGFLLFLLFGLPLIIMPILYFLNHRSTVFWFLTILYSIVYIGIVVLWIRKQFMPKFDEVLEEAEKSLQNYNGTEKKILQNFINCYKLSDKIDTLEKIVEELKCKTEKNNSKKLKRITHEKELELEKLVDELKQVQYDVDAGLTIEEKRAYGALCSSFEKLMCSDKIWKITSVVETNQVKSWAVNSVARKNASLYLGVFNFLRSEFDIPVFDLGDIKYYLYPEFVIRVNTVFDFEVYPHRIAIIEAKSVAFSEESDIPQDSRVLYHTWQYVNKDGGPDKRFSNNTQLPVCKYSMVSISVAGNVEKIMFSNYELAEDFATQYNAYIKNQVLDNYSNFDEEISSFISPSFQRPLSDSWGMIEDETNVPNVATFSISVDLFNHLKMLNNLESVNSILHFYESKLSVADSFTFTIQNQLAFLALHDLSNCCKKIEYDIEKDIKTGGVFTTFIMLLTNRDFNNDLDLLNKVDLELIDSALQFWMSYNNSFAINYSSKKLLLVEILRQGCIEESLIDRYVVLFYRLMSYLIKIDGTVTLEESTLLSSIMDSLTENKNDFTMYYPDNSDPLLYKAAKIIIDNKRAATSLLQQHLGIGYNRATNLMNELELKGVVGRATGQFSQRTVLVDDISQISFLEHSVGVFEVVEKEDEKLPNSTVTAQLSNKGMALERLNELIGLEEVKEEVVSLTNYVKIQQLRKKKGLGVKPLSLHCVFTGNPGTGKTIVARILAEVYRDLGVLPKGHLVETDRSGLVAEYVGQTAVKTNKIIDSALDGVLFIDEAYSLVQGGNKDYGNEAVSTLLKRMEDDRDRLVVILAGYEEEMKIFLESNPGLYSRFNKYLNFPDYTAHELIRMFKYYVTKYDYVLNESAEECLLDLFNTSVGNKDKRFGNARYVRNVFEKTLQLQATRLASIPKITKEVLKIITAEDIPTEK from the coding sequence ATGGGATGGAATTATAGAAGAAGAATTAAAGTTGCCCCTGGCGTTAGACTAAACATTAGTAAGAGTGGCATTAGCTCTACGGTAGGCGTAAGGGGAGCTAGTATTACTCATGGAAGGAAGGGTACTTACATCAATACTGGTGTACCTGGAACAGGTTTTTATAGGCGTGAAAAAATATCAAATGACCGTGAACGGACTGAAAATACCCCAATAAGTATAGATAATAGTAAGTCAAAAACACATGTAGATGGATCAGGATTTCTGCTGTTCTTGTTATTTGGCTTGCCACTAATAATTATGCCAATACTTTACTTTTTGAATCATAGAAGTACTGTGTTTTGGTTTTTAACTATATTATATTCTATTGTTTATATTGGGATTGTTGTTTTGTGGATTAGAAAACAATTTATGCCTAAGTTTGATGAGGTATTAGAAGAGGCTGAAAAATCTTTACAGAACTATAATGGTACGGAAAAGAAGATACTTCAGAACTTTATTAATTGTTATAAACTATCTGATAAAATAGATACTCTAGAGAAAATTGTTGAAGAGCTTAAGTGCAAAACAGAGAAGAATAATTCAAAGAAACTAAAAAGAATAACCCACGAAAAGGAGTTAGAACTTGAAAAGTTAGTAGATGAACTAAAGCAAGTTCAATATGATGTTGATGCTGGGCTAACCATAGAAGAAAAAAGAGCATATGGGGCTTTATGTTCTTCTTTTGAAAAACTTATGTGTTCAGATAAAATATGGAAAATAACAAGTGTTGTGGAGACTAACCAGGTAAAATCTTGGGCAGTTAACTCAGTTGCACGAAAGAATGCGTCATTGTATCTCGGTGTATTTAACTTTCTTAGGTCTGAGTTTGATATACCCGTATTTGATCTAGGAGACATCAAATATTATCTTTATCCGGAGTTTGTAATTAGGGTAAATACGGTATTTGACTTTGAGGTTTATCCGCATAGAATAGCTATTATTGAGGCTAAATCAGTAGCTTTTTCAGAAGAAAGCGATATACCCCAAGATAGTAGAGTATTATATCATACTTGGCAATATGTTAATAAAGATGGAGGTCCAGATAAGCGCTTTTCAAATAATACCCAACTACCTGTGTGTAAATACTCTATGGTAAGCATTAGTGTAGCAGGTAATGTAGAAAAGATAATGTTTAGCAACTACGAATTAGCAGAAGACTTTGCTACTCAGTATAATGCGTATATTAAGAATCAGGTTTTAGATAATTATAGTAATTTTGATGAGGAGATATCTTCTTTTATCTCCCCCAGTTTTCAACGACCACTAAGTGATAGTTGGGGTATGATTGAGGATGAAACAAATGTGCCCAATGTAGCAACTTTCAGCATTTCTGTTGATTTATTTAATCATCTGAAAATGTTGAACAATCTAGAGTCGGTTAATAGTATTCTTCATTTTTATGAGAGTAAATTATCTGTAGCTGATTCCTTTACTTTTACTATTCAAAATCAATTAGCTTTTTTAGCACTACATGACTTAAGTAATTGCTGTAAAAAGATAGAGTATGATATAGAGAAGGATATAAAAACGGGAGGGGTATTCACGACATTTATAATGTTATTAACTAATAGGGATTTTAATAATGACTTAGATCTTTTAAACAAAGTTGATTTGGAGCTGATTGATTCAGCTTTACAGTTTTGGATGAGTTATAATAATTCTTTTGCGATTAACTACTCTTCAAAAAAGCTGTTGTTAGTAGAAATTTTGAGGCAAGGGTGCATAGAAGAATCTTTGATTGATCGTTATGTTGTGCTGTTCTATCGGTTAATGTCTTATTTAATTAAGATTGATGGTACAGTCACTCTTGAGGAAAGTACTCTACTAAGTAGTATCATGGATTCTTTGACTGAAAATAAGAATGATTTTACAATGTATTACCCTGACAATAGTGACCCCTTATTATATAAAGCAGCTAAAATTATAATTGATAATAAGAGAGCTGCAACAAGTTTATTGCAACAGCATCTAGGGATAGGCTACAATAGAGCAACTAACTTAATGAATGAGTTGGAGCTAAAAGGTGTTGTTGGTAGAGCAACAGGGCAATTTTCTCAACGCACAGTTCTCGTAGATGATATTTCCCAAATATCATTTCTAGAACACTCGGTAGGTGTGTTTGAGGTTGTTGAAAAGGAGGATGAAAAGTTACCTAACTCTACAGTGACAGCTCAATTATCAAATAAGGGAATGGCTCTTGAAAGGCTTAATGAGCTGATTGGATTAGAGGAGGTAAAAGAAGAGGTTGTGAGCCTCACAAATTATGTGAAGATTCAGCAATTGCGGAAAAAGAAGGGATTAGGTGTTAAGCCTCTTTCACTACATTGTGTGTTTACAGGGAATCCAGGAACGGGTAAGACTATAGTTGCTAGAATACTAGCTGAAGTATACAGAGATTTAGGTGTACTCCCCAAAGGACATCTTGTAGAAACTGATAGATCAGGCTTAGTTGCAGAGTATGTGGGACAGACCGCAGTTAAGACCAATAAAATAATTGACTCCGCACTGGATGGAGTGCTATTTATTGATGAAGCCTATTCATTAGTACAAGGTGGAAATAAAGATTATGGCAATGAAGCTGTCTCAACACTACTTAAGAGGATGGAGGATGATAGAGACCGACTTGTTGTTATTTTAGCTGGCTATGAAGAGGAAATGAAAATCTTCTTGGAGTCAAATCCTGGTTTATACTCTAGATTCAATAAGTACTTGAATTTCCCTGACTATACTGCACATGAATTAATAAGGATGTTTAAGTATTATGTGACTAAGTATGATTATGTATTAAATGAAAGTGCGGAAGAGTGTTTACTAGATTTATTTAATACATCTGTTGGAAATAAGGATAAGAGGTTTGGGAATGCTCGTTACGTTAGAAATGTATTTGAGAAAACATTGCAACTTCAAGCTACTCGTTTAGCCTCCATACCTAAAATTACTAAAGAGGTTTTGAAGATAATTACTGCAGAAGATATCCCTACTGAAAAATAG
- a CDS encoding helix-turn-helix domain-containing protein produces the protein MAGSKIPIKKICEHCGAEFTAQKVSTRFCSHTCASRAYKARKRVERVKKTEVETQRVIQEQPVAHLKDRPYLSVAETAALLGLTVQGVYKQIYSGRLRASKLSSRLTLIRREDIDWMLAERPYVKRLPTERTNITELYSSEEVCELFKISRSSLFAIGKRENIPKTYNRGRTYWSKKHIDAYFAQYAADPDITEWCTADEITERFGMTLSAVYNLVYDHNIPKKKEGNKTFYSKRHVQEAKGVIEKEEVKYYTVPEIMEKYNFTRDQVYHYLKQYKVSRVKKGRIVLVPQKEFDQIFEPPMIIQ, from the coding sequence ATGGCAGGAAGTAAGATACCTATCAAGAAAATCTGTGAGCACTGCGGAGCAGAGTTCACAGCACAGAAAGTCTCCACGAGATTCTGTTCTCACACTTGTGCGAGTAGAGCATACAAGGCAAGAAAAAGAGTAGAACGAGTAAAAAAGACCGAAGTGGAGACACAGAGAGTAATCCAAGAACAACCAGTAGCTCATCTAAAAGACCGTCCCTACCTTTCGGTTGCCGAGACAGCAGCTCTTTTGGGACTAACAGTCCAAGGAGTTTACAAACAGATTTACTCTGGGCGCTTACGAGCTTCAAAGCTATCCAGTCGCTTAACTTTAATTAGGCGAGAGGACATCGATTGGATGTTGGCTGAACGACCTTATGTCAAACGACTTCCAACTGAGAGAACGAATATCACGGAGCTTTATAGTTCGGAAGAGGTCTGTGAGCTTTTCAAGATTTCACGCTCCTCTCTCTTTGCCATCGGGAAGCGGGAGAATATCCCTAAGACCTACAATAGAGGGCGAACCTATTGGAGCAAAAAACACATCGACGCCTACTTTGCTCAGTATGCTGCTGACCCAGATATTACTGAATGGTGTACGGCAGATGAGATCACAGAGAGATTTGGGATGACCCTTTCGGCTGTTTACAATCTTGTTTACGACCACAACATCCCTAAGAAGAAGGAAGGCAATAAGACCTTTTACTCCAAAAGGCATGTACAAGAAGCCAAAGGGGTGATTGAGAAGGAGGAAGTCAAGTACTACACAGTCCCTGAAATTATGGAGAAGTACAACTTCACTCGCGACCAAGTCTATCACTACCTGAAGCAATATAAGGTGTCAAGGGTTAAGAAAGGACGGATTGTTCTTGTTCCTCAGAAAGAGTTTGATCAAATATTCGAACCACCTATGATTATCCAATAG